CAGAAAAAGCTTGATGAAGCGTTGAAGCAATCACCAGAGTGGCAGAAAGTCAGTGAACAATGGATTGCGCGAGAATATAAGTTTGACAACTATCTGGACGGTGTCTATTTCGCGAAAGAAATTGGCGAATATGCAGAAGAACGGCAGCACCATCCGTCCATTAAAATTGATTATAAAAAAGTCACCATCAAAATATCCTCCTGGCGTGCAAAAGGCATTACAGAACTCGATATCGAAATGATTAAAGACTTCGACTCAATCTATGAACAATAACAACAAAGGGGCCAGGCCCCAGGACTTTAGTCCCGGGGCCTGGCCCCTTTGTGACATATACACAGTTTTTGCGCTGGGTGAATAGCATAATGAAGATTATGGATTGAAGGGATTGAGTCAAATGTACGAGGAATCTTATGAGAGTGGTTTTCAGCATGTCCAAGCACCTGTACCGATGCAAACATGTCCATATTGCGGTGGAGCAATGGATTGGGGCAGGCAACCGTACGTCGTGAATATACATTCTGCAACTGAAGCAAACCAGGCATTCCGCCGAACATTATGGACTGGGAAACATTTACAGGTGACGGTGATGTGTATTAACCCGGGGGATTCGGTTGGATTAGAAGTGCACCATGAACTTGATCAGTTTCTCCGCGTTGAAAGCGGATCAGGCCTGGTACGGATGGGGGACAGCAGAGACCAGCTGACCTTTGAGCGCCGTGTTCAGGCGGGCGATGCCATCCTGGTGCCGGCTGGAGCATGGCATGACCTCATCAATACCGGACGTGTTCCTCTTAAACTTTACTCGATTTATGCCCCGCCTGCCCATGATCCGGGAACGATTCATTGGACCAAACAGCAGGCCATGGCCGCCGAATCAGCTTATTAATATCAAAAAGCATAGCCAAGGGTAACGTCTAGCTCCAACGCCTACCCCCTCGAGTCATAAGCAAGAACGCTCCGTGGCAAGGACCGCCACTACACGTTCTTGCTTATGATTTTCGGGGGTGATCAAGGCGTTTCCGCTTTTGTTCACCTATTATTTTTATTGTGCGCCTTCAGTCCACTTTTCAACAGTGTCCTGGTTATTGCTGACCCATTCCTGGGCTGCTTCTGCAGGCTCCATGCCATTGCTGATTTTAGTCATGACTTCACCAATTTGTTCTTTTGTCCAATGGAATATCAAGGATTTTATACGCTTTAGGGGCGTCTTCCTCTAAATTTTTACGGACGATGGTGTTGATGTTATCCGTATCATTGTAATGTTTTTGTGGGATTTAGATATTTAAGGTTCTAATATCATTAAAATTAGAGTATTGTAGTAAAATACCCAATAGCCAAGGTATACGAAGATTTTAAGCATATTGGAAAGCTTAAACAGACAGATATTTAAAAGGAACCAATTCGATGATTTAATAAAGGGGGCGTGAATGCCACAAAATTTATAATTTTCCTTAAAGGTTCTTTTTTCATAAGCACGTTTTATATTACAAAGAGAAGAAACATGTTTAAATGTGGCTAAACAAGAAAATGATCTTTAAAATCCAAATTATACGAGGAGGCTTTATTATGAGAAATGCACTTACCAGTTTGTTTCTAGTAATGGTTCTTTTCTTTTACTCTTTTCAAATAAACACTTTTGTAGCAGCATCTACAGGAAACGAATTAAGAAATGCCGAGGCGTTTTCAGGTAAAAATAATTATCATTCTAATGCTAAATATAATATTAGTACTTATTACCCTAGGCACGAAGCAGCATACCTAAATGCTATTAATCAAATGAACGCTGTATCAGGTGCTAACATCAGATTAGCTAGAGGATCCACTCCAAATATTAATATGAGATCTATAAATTCATCTAATTATTCATGGTATGGTCACGCCTCATGGAACTCCAACAGTGCGCTTTTAAGATTAAATAATTACACTACTACTAGAGCTAATTATACTGCTTCCAATTATAATAAAACTGCAATGCATGAGCTTGGGCATGCTTTTTATATGAAACACCAACATTCTAGTGTTGGTTCTGTTATGAAATCTGGCAAATATCCATATAACAGTTATAGTAGTTTAGATAAATCCAATTTAGCTTATAGATACTAAATCATTAAAGGACTTGCGGTGGTATGTCAAGAGAAAAATATAAGGTATAAAGTTATCAAGGTTCAATTTATCAAAAAATGACATCACTAAACAAACCCTGTAAATATTATTGAAAATACTGAAGCTGTTTATGCTGCATGAAACGCTCCTTTCTCGTGTGAATTAGGAAATCAAGGCCTAAATATACTATACAAGGAGAGGGTATGTTGTGAAAAGTTTTTTTATGCTGTTAATTGTTAAATTAATAGTTATTGCGGGCTGTAATCAACTTGATACTTCTATTTACTTAAATCGGACCACTTCCATTAGTGAATTTCAATCCAGTGCAGATTATGAGGTTCCAGGTAATGTAAATGATTTAATTAATTTTTCAACTTATATCGTTAAAGTAAAGGCTTTACATGACCTGGGAAACGATGTAATAGATGGTCAAGTTTTTGGTTCGAAAAAGAAAGTTAGTGTAATCAAATCTTATACACAAGATATTGGCAATGATGAAATTGTTGTAATAGAACCAGGCCATGTTCAAGACGGGAAGTATATTTCTACAGAAGCTTATATCAAAATGCTTGATGGCGAAGAATATTTCCTTTTTCTTTTCGATGGAGATAATAAAAATGAGT
This sequence is a window from Lentibacillus sp. JNUCC-1. Protein-coding genes within it:
- a CDS encoding 4a-hydroxytetrahydrobiopterin dehydratase — protein: MSDKHKTEDQYEMVPLSQKKLDEALKQSPEWQKVSEQWIAREYKFDNYLDGVYFAKEIGEYAEERQHHPSIKIDYKKVTIKISSWRAKGITELDIEMIKDFDSIYEQ
- a CDS encoding cupin domain-containing protein; amino-acid sequence: MQTCPYCGGAMDWGRQPYVVNIHSATEANQAFRRTLWTGKHLQVTVMCINPGDSVGLEVHHELDQFLRVESGSGLVRMGDSRDQLTFERRVQAGDAILVPAGAWHDLINTGRVPLKLYSIYAPPAHDPGTIHWTKQQAMAAESAY
- a CDS encoding Xaa-Pro aminopeptidase, with protein sequence MRNALTSLFLVMVLFFYSFQINTFVAASTGNELRNAEAFSGKNNYHSNAKYNISTYYPRHEAAYLNAINQMNAVSGANIRLARGSTPNINMRSINSSNYSWYGHASWNSNSALLRLNNYTTTRANYTASNYNKTAMHELGHAFYMKHQHSSVGSVMKSGKYPYNSYSSLDKSNLAYRY